In Paenibacillus sonchi, a single genomic region encodes these proteins:
- the gcvPB gene encoding aminomethyl-transferring glycine dehydrogenase subunit GcvPB: MKPEQSLIFELSRPGRSAYSLPQCDVPQEESIDALIPAGLLRSEPAVLPEVSEVDVIRHYTALSRRNFGVDNGFYPLGSCTMKYNPKINEDVARFPGLAKIHPYQPEESIQGALELMHTLQKDLAALTGMDAVSLQPAAGAHGEWTGLMMIRAYHESRGETRSKVIVPDSSHGTNPASASAAGLETVTIPSNDKGMVDLAALKAAVGSDTAALMLTNPSTLGLFETQIVEIARIVHEAGGLLYYDGANSNAIMGITRPGDMGFDVVHLNLHKTMSTPHGGGGPGAGPVGVKAKLIPFLPQPTVAQNEDSSYSLNYGGPESIGRVKAFYGNFGILVRAYAYIRTYGPDGLREVSENAVLNANYMMHRLAPYFEIPYPGICKHEFVMSGRNLKQYGVRTLDVAKRLLDFGYHPPTVYFPLTVEECLMIEPTETESKETLDGFIETMIQIVKEAQETPEIVINAPHTTEISRLDETQAARKPVLNCSCG, from the coding sequence ATGAAACCGGAGCAAAGTCTGATCTTCGAGCTTAGCCGTCCCGGCCGCTCGGCCTATTCCCTGCCGCAGTGCGATGTTCCGCAGGAAGAAAGCATCGATGCGCTGATTCCGGCAGGGCTGCTGCGCAGCGAGCCGGCAGTCTTGCCGGAGGTATCGGAGGTGGATGTCATCCGCCACTACACCGCGCTTTCCCGCCGCAACTTCGGCGTCGACAACGGCTTTTATCCGCTCGGCTCCTGCACGATGAAATACAATCCGAAGATTAATGAGGATGTCGCCCGCTTCCCCGGCCTGGCCAAGATTCACCCGTACCAGCCGGAGGAGAGCATTCAGGGTGCACTCGAACTGATGCATACGCTGCAAAAGGATCTGGCGGCCCTGACCGGCATGGATGCCGTGTCCCTGCAGCCAGCCGCCGGGGCCCATGGTGAATGGACCGGACTGATGATGATCCGCGCCTACCATGAGAGCCGCGGCGAAACCCGCTCCAAGGTCATCGTGCCGGATTCCTCGCACGGCACGAACCCGGCCAGCGCTTCTGCGGCCGGACTGGAGACGGTAACGATCCCTTCCAACGATAAAGGGATGGTCGATCTGGCGGCTCTGAAAGCAGCTGTCGGCAGCGACACGGCGGCCCTGATGCTGACCAACCCGAGCACCCTCGGCTTGTTCGAGACGCAAATCGTGGAGATCGCCCGGATTGTACACGAAGCCGGCGGCCTGCTCTATTACGATGGAGCGAACTCCAATGCAATTATGGGCATTACCCGCCCCGGCGACATGGGCTTTGACGTCGTGCATTTGAATCTGCATAAAACCATGAGCACCCCGCACGGCGGCGGCGGCCCGGGAGCCGGACCGGTAGGCGTAAAGGCGAAGCTTATTCCGTTCCTGCCGCAGCCGACAGTGGCCCAAAACGAAGACAGCAGCTACTCGCTGAACTACGGCGGCCCGGAATCCATCGGGCGCGTCAAAGCCTTTTACGGCAACTTCGGCATCCTGGTCCGTGCCTACGCTTATATCCGCACCTACGGACCGGATGGACTGCGCGAGGTATCCGAGAACGCTGTGCTGAACGCTAATTATATGATGCACCGGCTCGCACCGTATTTTGAAATCCCGTATCCGGGTATCTGCAAGCATGAATTTGTCATGTCCGGCAGAAACCTTAAGCAGTACGGTGTGCGCACACTGGATGTCGCCAAACGGCTGCTGGACTTCGGCTACCATCCGCCTACCGTATACTTCCCGCTAACGGTAGAAGAGTGCTTGATGATTGAGCCTACTGAAACCGAAAGCAAGGAAACACTCGACGGCTTCATTGAAACAATGATTCAGATCGTGAAGGAAGCCCAGGAAACACCGGAAATCGTTATTAATGCTCCGCATACCACGGAGATCAGCCGTCTTGACGAGACACAGGCTGCACGCAAGCCGGTGCTGAACTGCTCCTGCGGCTAA
- a CDS encoding helix-turn-helix domain-containing protein: MRAEMVNISRFIPIPYVVFLTDEEGRILDLICSSGSLQENMDRAGLREGINLSKRYSGLNAVSLAMEMNRIGVVRGKEHTDAVFQNWNCVCAPLILDGGTQGYVDISFDAGQHIEFAIPFVQQLAENVAYKRMVNNAGLQKFRREKVLDNYKLTGREKEVASLWFSDKSALHISNTLGISEGSVRNVVKSIYIKMNVNDRSQFAKKLL; this comes from the coding sequence ATGAGAGCTGAGATGGTGAACATCAGCCGGTTCATTCCGATTCCTTATGTTGTATTTCTGACCGATGAAGAGGGGCGGATTCTCGACCTGATCTGCTCTTCGGGGAGTCTTCAGGAGAACATGGACCGTGCCGGGCTGAGGGAAGGCATTAATCTCTCCAAGCGGTATTCGGGCTTAAATGCAGTTTCGCTGGCTATGGAGATGAACCGTATAGGAGTGGTGCGGGGAAAGGAGCATACGGACGCTGTGTTCCAGAACTGGAATTGTGTCTGTGCACCGCTCATTCTGGACGGCGGCACGCAGGGTTATGTGGATATTTCTTTTGATGCGGGCCAGCATATTGAATTTGCGATTCCCTTCGTACAGCAATTGGCGGAGAATGTTGCATATAAACGGATGGTTAACAATGCGGGTCTGCAGAAATTCAGACGGGAGAAGGTGCTGGACAACTACAAGCTGACGGGGAGAGAGAAGGAAGTCGCTTCGCTGTGGTTCTCCGACAAAAGTGCGCTGCATATCTCCAACACGCTGGGCATCAGCGAGGGCTCCGTACGCAATGTCGTAAAGAGCATTTATATTAAAATGAATGTAAATGACCGTTCCCAATTCGCCAAGAAGCTTTTGTAA
- a CDS encoding efflux RND transporter permease subunit, with protein sequence MAWLTKWSFGNKGAVGLLVVMALVVGVLSYTSLPMEFMPEADNPQVTVTVLGPGQDAHSMEANVTKPIEAATSAVKGKTEQMSTSGDGYAKVDIYFDGKTDMKDAAQEVEKAVGALHFPEGVMDPFIVQLNTSMIPISQLTVSFDEGITKDNLKLAEETILPELQKIDGVANVALYGKTAPQVNVKLNPQAMAAKGIATAQVLGLLQGRSVSASIGEQTIGGQTGNVNVVSSIDSIDTLKKLPVAPGVTLQDIAAVEAVTDQESVSRSNGKDVLFAVITKEANANAVDVGDKVRDVAKDLTASVKNAEVAVIFSTSDMVVTSVNSMMREVLLGALFATIVILVFLRNVRATLITAVSIPLSLAVTLYLLDVSGITLNIVTLGGVAVAVGRLVDDSIVVIENIHRRMQKEPFSIHMIISATREVARAITTSTIATVAVFLPMGLLNGSLQAFLLPFALTVTYSLLTSLVVALTVVPLLSSRLLRSSSLKEHEPSRRFGHFLEWNLRHKWITLTLGLVLLVGSVAAYVTMPKGALDASDASNVTVQLVYPNDVPVKEVLEKGKQLEAELMKQPQAETVIMMTGNSADSAQWGSVTSLTQVDYTVMMKKDADAQVFLDQVRGWQKSYAGATLTANESSMMGGGSTSEYVDIVGDDLKSINSVAQAVAAKVKTVDGVQKVTSNMEDTKPVFAFKVNPVKANAQEISMQLAAMLNPVPLGQIELDGSPAGVVLEPVLQPKGQNDLENITIMTAGGPQPLSTLAALEVTDQPAMLYHKDGKPYVRITAEVDPKKVSAIGADIQKQTDRITLPAGVTLFAGGASADQAGDFNDLGMTALISIGLVYLIMVLTFKTLRAPLAIMFSLPLAAIGAVVALIISGVTPDFTALFGALMLIGIVVTNAIVLIDRIKQNEEHMSVRESIIEAAGTRLRPILMTAIATICAMLPLLFGHSEQGSIVSQSLAIVVIGGLTAATLLTLVVVPAIYELLYFRKSAKERTQEKTPAAA encoded by the coding sequence ATGGCATGGTTAACAAAGTGGTCGTTCGGCAACAAGGGGGCCGTGGGGCTGTTGGTTGTCATGGCGCTTGTGGTGGGGGTCCTTAGCTATACCTCGCTGCCAATGGAGTTTATGCCGGAGGCCGATAATCCTCAGGTTACAGTTACGGTGCTCGGCCCGGGCCAGGATGCGCATTCCATGGAGGCGAATGTGACGAAGCCGATTGAGGCGGCTACCTCAGCCGTGAAAGGCAAAACCGAGCAGATGTCCACTTCCGGAGACGGCTATGCGAAGGTGGATATTTATTTTGACGGCAAAACCGATATGAAGGATGCGGCACAGGAGGTGGAGAAGGCGGTCGGCGCGCTGCATTTCCCCGAAGGGGTTATGGACCCGTTCATTGTGCAGCTGAACACCTCGATGATTCCAATCTCCCAGCTCACGGTATCCTTCGATGAAGGGATCACCAAGGATAATCTGAAGCTTGCCGAAGAGACCATTCTTCCCGAGCTGCAGAAAATCGATGGAGTAGCGAATGTGGCCCTGTACGGCAAAACGGCTCCGCAAGTCAACGTGAAGCTTAATCCGCAGGCGATGGCTGCAAAAGGCATAGCAACAGCCCAGGTGCTGGGACTGCTGCAGGGACGAAGCGTATCGGCTTCGATTGGAGAGCAGACCATCGGCGGGCAGACGGGGAATGTGAATGTGGTTTCCTCGATTGACAGCATCGATACGCTGAAAAAGCTGCCGGTCGCACCCGGCGTTACCTTGCAGGATATCGCTGCTGTGGAAGCGGTGACGGATCAGGAGAGCGTCAGCCGTTCGAACGGCAAGGATGTATTGTTCGCTGTTATTACGAAGGAAGCCAATGCCAATGCAGTCGATGTAGGCGACAAGGTGCGTGACGTTGCAAAAGACCTGACTGCGTCGGTCAAAAATGCAGAGGTCGCCGTCATCTTCAGCACCTCGGATATGGTCGTCACCTCCGTCAACAGTATGATGCGTGAAGTGCTGCTCGGCGCTTTGTTTGCAACCATTGTCATTCTTGTCTTCCTGCGCAATGTGCGCGCCACCCTAATCACCGCGGTATCGATTCCGCTGTCGCTGGCAGTTACACTTTATTTGCTGGACGTGTCCGGCATTACCTTGAATATTGTTACGCTAGGCGGTGTGGCCGTCGCCGTCGGGCGGCTGGTCGATGACAGCATTGTCGTCATTGAGAACATCCACCGCAGGATGCAGAAGGAGCCCTTCTCCATTCACATGATTATCAGTGCTACCCGTGAGGTCGCAAGGGCAATCACTACATCGACAATAGCTACGGTTGCTGTATTTCTGCCGATGGGTCTGCTGAATGGAAGCCTGCAGGCGTTCCTGCTTCCGTTTGCGCTGACGGTAACTTACTCGCTGCTGACTTCACTGGTAGTGGCGCTGACTGTGGTTCCGCTGCTAAGCTCCCGGCTCCTGCGCAGCTCTTCCCTGAAGGAGCATGAGCCGTCCAGACGGTTTGGCCATTTTCTGGAATGGAACCTGCGCCATAAATGGATTACGCTGACGCTGGGCCTGGTGCTGCTGGTCGGCTCCGTTGCCGCCTATGTTACCATGCCCAAAGGGGCGCTGGATGCTTCGGATGCCAGCAATGTTACCGTACAATTGGTCTACCCCAATGACGTTCCGGTGAAAGAAGTGCTGGAAAAAGGCAAACAGCTGGAAGCCGAACTCATGAAACAGCCGCAGGCCGAAACCGTAATTATGATGACCGGAAACAGTGCCGACTCGGCACAATGGGGGAGTGTGACCTCGCTGACCCAGGTGGATTATACCGTGATGATGAAAAAGGATGCCGATGCGCAGGTGTTCCTGGACCAGGTTCGCGGGTGGCAGAAATCCTATGCGGGTGCAACGCTGACCGCCAATGAGTCCAGTATGATGGGCGGAGGCTCGACCAGTGAATACGTAGATATCGTTGGAGATGACCTGAAGTCTATTAATTCAGTGGCCCAAGCCGTAGCTGCCAAAGTAAAAACGGTAGACGGTGTACAAAAGGTTACCAGCAACATGGAGGATACCAAGCCGGTGTTTGCTTTCAAGGTGAACCCGGTTAAAGCCAATGCGCAGGAAATTTCCATGCAGCTGGCAGCGATGCTGAATCCGGTTCCGCTGGGGCAAATAGAACTGGACGGCTCGCCTGCCGGAGTGGTATTGGAGCCTGTGCTGCAGCCGAAGGGGCAGAACGATCTGGAGAATATCACGATTATGACTGCCGGGGGTCCCCAGCCGCTCTCAACATTGGCTGCCCTTGAGGTCACCGACCAGCCAGCCATGCTCTACCATAAAGACGGCAAGCCTTATGTACGCATTACCGCCGAAGTTGATCCGAAGAAAGTGTCGGCCATCGGTGCAGATATCCAAAAACAAACAGACCGCATTACCCTGCCCGCAGGGGTAACACTGTTCGCAGGCGGAGCCTCGGCAGACCAGGCCGGAGACTTCAATGACCTCGGCATGACAGCGTTGATCTCCATCGGTCTCGTCTATCTGATCATGGTTCTGACCTTCAAAACACTGCGTGCACCGCTGGCGATTATGTTCTCCCTGCCGCTTGCGGCTATCGGAGCAGTGGTTGCATTGATCATTTCCGGTGTAACTCCCGACTTCACGGCCTTGTTCGGAGCCTTGATGCTGATCGGTATCGTTGTTACCAATGCGATTGTGCTGATCGACCGCATCAAACAGAATGAAGAGCATATGAGCGTACGTGAGTCGATTATCGAGGCCGCCGGAACCCGGCTGCGTCCGATACTGATGACGGCCATCGCGACCATCTGCGCCATGCTGCCGCTATTGTTCGGACATTCCGAGCAGGGCAGCATTGTCTCCCAGAGCCTTGCGATTGTAGTCATCGGCGGTTTGACCGCAGCTACACTGCTGACACTGGTGGTTGTGCCCGCCATCTATGAGCTGCTGTATTTCCGTAAGTCCGCTAAGGAACGGACGCAAGAGAAGACTCCGGCTGCGGCTTAG
- a CDS encoding ABC transporter permease, which produces MGLVTSTVSLIMDDRKGRTMMRMFSAPVRSYEIALGNFLGSCMVGILQIAVVLTLGKWVLRYDYEVPTYLYFLVLAAFMLVSMGIASTVAGLVRNPGNAGMLNALILTPTCMLGGCFWPISVMPDYMQKAANFVPQKWAIQAVDIAAAGGSWNELWLPFAVLGLMAAVLLAIGSAILRPNEAGISA; this is translated from the coding sequence ATGGGGCTGGTAACAAGCACCGTCTCCCTGATTATGGATGACCGCAAGGGGCGGACCATGATGCGAATGTTCAGCGCCCCGGTCCGTTCTTATGAAATTGCGCTGGGTAATTTTTTGGGCAGCTGTATGGTGGGAATCCTCCAGATTGCCGTTGTGCTGACGCTCGGAAAATGGGTGCTGCGCTATGATTATGAGGTTCCGACGTACCTGTACTTCCTTGTTCTGGCAGCCTTTATGCTGGTATCGATGGGGATAGCCAGCACCGTGGCGGGGCTGGTCCGCAATCCCGGCAATGCAGGTATGCTGAATGCCCTTATTCTTACACCGACCTGCATGCTGGGCGGCTGCTTCTGGCCAATCTCGGTGATGCCGGACTATATGCAAAAAGCGGCCAACTTCGTGCCGCAGAAATGGGCCATTCAAGCGGTCGATATCGCTGCTGCCGGTGGAAGCTGGAATGAGCTATGGCTGCCCTTTGCCGTCCTGGGGCTCATGGCCGCGGTTCTGCTGGCGATTGGCTCGGCTATTCTCCGTCCGAATGAGGCGGGGATCAGCGCTTAG
- a CDS encoding ABC transporter permease, whose amino-acid sequence MNIWTIMTYELRRLFRSRSMLLNMFLLPLVLIFLLGASLSGVVGVKSATKIEPVRVAVVNPTGEGQSAMIAAFLKLPDIQKVIVPQDAESRQAAESGLRTGKYGYAVIVPDGFDSEVQQGGKAQLEFILGKNHTDNLTAGTAFDNFLSTVNYKQAAAAALGPQALAVAAPSSGDREAVKLGDLNNGGRTYTASQFYAASMLLMFLLYSGMTVTNSLFSEKDNHTLHRINSMPVKASELFIGKMLGVGIVSIIQCTAIILLSDWLFGVYWGNRPGLLLLFCLLMIIASMTMSIVVSIFSKTAAGARSIISVITVGMTFISGGMAPLPDSWVNTLGAFTINHWVLQAIIRMMLHSGLPQLTPNLLMISVICLVMLCGAIFSYWKVGYHE is encoded by the coding sequence ATGAACATTTGGACGATTATGACATACGAGCTGCGCAGATTGTTCCGCTCACGCTCGATGCTGCTGAATATGTTTTTGCTGCCGCTGGTGCTGATCTTTCTTCTGGGCGCCTCGCTGTCCGGGGTGGTCGGTGTCAAAAGCGCAACCAAGATAGAACCTGTACGGGTGGCAGTAGTTAATCCCACAGGTGAAGGGCAGTCGGCTATGATTGCCGCCTTTCTGAAGCTGCCTGACATTCAGAAGGTTATTGTTCCACAGGATGCAGAGAGCCGCCAGGCAGCGGAAAGTGGACTGCGTACCGGCAAATACGGCTATGCGGTTATTGTTCCAGACGGCTTCGACAGCGAGGTGCAGCAGGGCGGTAAGGCACAGCTCGAATTTATTCTCGGCAAGAACCACACGGATAATTTGACGGCGGGAACCGCTTTTGACAATTTTCTAAGCACGGTAAATTATAAACAGGCAGCGGCAGCGGCTCTTGGACCACAGGCGCTGGCGGTTGCCGCCCCCTCTTCAGGGGACCGCGAAGCCGTCAAGCTGGGCGATCTTAACAACGGGGGCAGAACCTATACGGCTTCCCAATTCTATGCGGCCTCCATGCTGCTGATGTTTCTGCTCTATAGCGGAATGACAGTCACGAACTCTCTTTTCAGCGAAAAGGATAACCATACCCTCCACCGGATCAATTCAATGCCGGTCAAAGCCTCAGAGCTGTTCATCGGCAAAATGCTCGGTGTAGGCATCGTATCCATTATTCAGTGCACGGCGATTATTCTGCTCAGCGATTGGCTGTTCGGTGTTTACTGGGGCAACCGGCCGGGACTGCTGCTGCTGTTCTGCCTGCTGATGATTATCGCCTCCATGACGATGTCCATTGTGGTCTCCATCTTCAGTAAAACGGCGGCGGGCGCAAGAAGCATCATTAGTGTAATTACGGTAGGTATGACCTTTATCAGCGGGGGAATGGCTCCTCTTCCGGATTCCTGGGTAAATACCTTGGGCGCTTTCACCATTAACCACTGGGTGCTGCAGGCGATCATTCGTATGATGCTGCATTCGGGACTGCCACAGCTTACGCCGAATCTGCTCATGATATCGGTTATCTGTCTGGTGATGCTCTGCGGAGCGATTTTCTCATATTGGAAGGTGGGCTACCATGAATAA
- a CDS encoding ABC transporter ATP-binding protein has protein sequence MAFAVLSDVVKRYDQKLTVDHVNFSIQEGEIFGLLGPNGAGKSTTISMICGLLKADGGDIVIDGLSVLSKPLEVKKRIGLVPQELALYENMTATENVSFFGKLYGLRGKLLKERVEEALAFTGLSDRAKDKPSTFSGGMKRRLNIACAIMHRPKLIIMDEPTVGIDPQSRNHILESVKALNKLGSTVIYTSHYMEEVAAICDRVAIMDKGHIIACGTERELRERVAHEERIVVKASHITPALIQELGKHPRINRVELNGDTVELYLPSSQSELQDILFIFAKHEGVIASLNIEEPDLETLFLSLTGRTLRD, from the coding sequence ATGGCATTTGCAGTCCTAAGCGATGTGGTGAAACGGTATGATCAAAAACTAACGGTAGATCACGTGAATTTCAGCATTCAGGAAGGAGAGATCTTCGGCCTGCTCGGCCCAAACGGTGCGGGGAAAAGCACTACCATCAGCATGATCTGCGGTTTGCTGAAGGCTGACGGCGGCGATATCGTGATTGACGGACTGTCGGTCCTGAGCAAACCGCTTGAGGTCAAAAAGCGCATCGGTCTTGTTCCCCAGGAGCTGGCTTTATATGAAAATATGACCGCAACAGAAAATGTGAGCTTTTTCGGCAAGCTGTACGGCCTGCGCGGCAAGCTGCTGAAGGAACGGGTTGAGGAGGCGCTGGCCTTCACCGGACTTAGTGACCGTGCAAAGGACAAACCGTCCACCTTCTCCGGCGGGATGAAAAGAAGGCTGAACATCGCCTGTGCGATCATGCACCGTCCAAAGCTGATTATTATGGATGAGCCGACCGTGGGCATTGATCCCCAATCGCGCAATCACATTCTGGAATCGGTAAAGGCACTGAACAAGCTGGGCTCAACAGTCATCTATACGAGCCACTATATGGAGGAGGTAGCGGCTATATGCGACCGGGTAGCGATTATGGACAAAGGCCACATCATTGCCTGCGGAACCGAACGCGAGCTGCGGGAGCGGGTAGCCCATGAAGAAAGGATTGTTGTGAAGGCCTCTCATATTACGCCGGCCTTGATCCAGGAGCTGGGCAAGCATCCGCGGATAAACCGCGTCGAACTGAACGGAGATACAGTAGAGCTGTATTTACCTTCCTCGCAAAGTGAGCTGCAGGACATTTTATTTATTTTCGCCAAGCATGAAGGGGTTATTGCTTCCCTGAATATTGAAGAGCCGGACCTGGAAACCCTGTTTCTCAGCCTAACCGGGCGGACCTTGCGGGACTAG
- a CDS encoding sensor histidine kinase, protein MNREMNVLRYALMIIPALMAIYLYDYADYELFTFHFLLLLLVAALGGRLPGPLRALACAIELLYTAWLCRHYGDLMIFPAVSALLNYSRLENRLVVLVFFVIHAAALNVALSGSEPRVWVVINLTFLLSAALNKLLMRSGRGRVDTLFLYDELRKKHFELEEARSSLLQFTAQIESAAQAEERIRIARQLHDDIGHRLIRVKMMTEAAIHTLPHSPETGMEMMTQIRDQLAASMDDMRAAVRRINYGSQLEGAYALDRLLEELGRDTGIETSYQVYGMPYPLYPSVRVTLYKNAQEALTNAIRHGRATAVWIKVSFSEQEVAMEVGNNGLRPEENPLLRLRGKGGMGLQGMAERVHLVGGTLELQLEPEFAVITRVALHSQPDKLPL, encoded by the coding sequence TTGAACAGAGAAATGAACGTCCTGCGCTATGCGCTTATGATCATCCCCGCCCTGATGGCTATCTATCTCTATGACTATGCGGATTATGAGCTGTTTACTTTCCATTTCCTTTTGCTGCTGCTGGTTGCCGCTCTTGGCGGGCGGCTGCCGGGTCCTCTCCGTGCGCTGGCCTGCGCCATTGAGCTGCTCTATACGGCCTGGCTGTGCCGGCATTATGGAGATCTGATGATTTTTCCGGCTGTTTCGGCACTGTTGAATTACTCCAGACTGGAGAACAGGCTTGTGGTGCTTGTCTTCTTCGTTATTCATGCAGCGGCGCTAAATGTGGCGTTAAGCGGCTCAGAGCCCCGGGTCTGGGTGGTTATAAACCTTACCTTTTTGCTCTCCGCAGCTCTGAACAAGCTGCTTATGCGCTCGGGGCGCGGGAGAGTTGACACACTGTTCCTCTATGACGAGCTGCGCAAAAAGCATTTTGAGCTGGAAGAAGCCCGCAGCAGCCTGCTCCAATTCACCGCCCAGATCGAATCGGCCGCTCAAGCTGAGGAAAGGATACGGATTGCCCGTCAGCTGCATGACGATATCGGCCACCGCCTGATCCGGGTTAAAATGATGACTGAGGCCGCCATTCACACGCTGCCGCATTCCCCGGAGACAGGGATGGAAATGATGACTCAGATCCGGGACCAGCTGGCGGCCAGTATGGACGATATGCGTGCAGCGGTACGGCGGATCAACTATGGCTCACAGCTCGAAGGGGCTTATGCGCTGGACCGGCTGCTGGAGGAGCTTGGCCGGGATACCGGCATTGAAACCTCCTACCAGGTGTACGGGATGCCGTACCCCCTATATCCCAGCGTTCGGGTCACCCTCTACAAAAACGCCCAGGAGGCTCTTACCAATGCTATCCGCCATGGCCGGGCGACCGCAGTATGGATCAAAGTCTCGTTCAGCGAGCAAGAGGTGGCCATGGAGGTAGGCAATAACGGCCTGCGCCCGGAAGAAAACCCTCTGCTGAGACTCAGGGGCAAAGGTGGGATGGGGCTGCAGGGAATGGCCGAGCGGGTTCATTTGGTCGGCGGAACGCTGGAGCTCCAGCTAGAGCCGGAGTTTGCTGTCATTACCAGGGTTGCCCTGCACAGTCAGCCCGACAAACTTCCACTGTAA
- a CDS encoding response regulator transcription factor produces the protein MIKVVIVDDDSFIRESLKVLVALDPEIEVAGSAGDGREALALLKQLPHADVVLMDIRMPNCDGVEGTKFIKEAYPGISVLMLTTFDDDEYIIEALRNGASGYLLKNIPPDRIIQGIKTVHEGNLLIHPDIARKLAGFLQPAAPPKEAMPKTLEAYGLTKAELAVVSLIAEGHTNKEIAAGLFLSEGTVKNYITDILSKLGLRDRTQIAIFYWKNQREHGN, from the coding sequence ATGATTAAAGTAGTTATCGTTGACGACGATTCATTTATCCGCGAAAGCCTTAAGGTACTGGTAGCACTCGACCCGGAGATTGAGGTAGCGGGCTCCGCTGGCGATGGCCGTGAAGCTCTGGCCCTGCTGAAGCAGCTGCCTCACGCCGATGTGGTGCTGATGGATATCCGGATGCCGAACTGCGACGGTGTCGAGGGTACCAAATTCATCAAGGAAGCCTACCCCGGTATCTCTGTGCTGATGCTGACGACCTTCGACGATGACGAATACATTATCGAAGCGCTGCGGAATGGGGCGAGCGGGTATCTGCTGAAGAATATTCCGCCGGACCGGATTATCCAGGGGATCAAAACGGTTCATGAAGGCAATCTGCTCATCCATCCCGACATCGCCCGCAAGCTGGCCGGTTTTCTGCAGCCGGCCGCGCCTCCGAAAGAGGCGATGCCCAAGACATTGGAGGCATACGGGCTGACCAAAGCCGAGCTGGCTGTGGTGTCCTTAATCGCGGAAGGCCATACCAACAAGGAAATCGCTGCCGGACTCTTTTTAAGTGAAGGTACGGTCAAAAATTACATCACCGATATCCTCAGCAAGCTCGGCCTGCGCGACCGTACACAAATCGCCATCTTCTACTGGAAGAATCAGCGGGAACACGGGAATTGA